A window from Oncorhynchus keta strain PuntledgeMale-10-30-2019 unplaced genomic scaffold, Oket_V2 Un_contig_6379_pilon_pilon, whole genome shotgun sequence encodes these proteins:
- the LOC127925863 gene encoding alpha-2-macroglobulin-like, giving the protein MALNVLFFLLITSVIIQTATSHTFKSIYLVTVSSEVVGGTTEKLCAQVYQATEPLLLKVSLEMEGGSGTILLEEDVTQDFYRCISFQVPPVKADSVATVLVSIKGRKDEMSNKTKILIKPKRFLTIFQTDKPVYKPGQTVKFRIVSLDASFLSFNQMYLTVELQDPNSNRIAQWLNQSTVSGILDLSHPMSAEATQGSYIITAWNEKGEQTSQTFDIKEYVLPKYEVKVYLPQTITILDKQATLRVCGKYTYGKPVVGSVTAKVCRIAVQYYWLFDSSNICEVYLIKTDKTGCATQMIDLTRFRLRESFGDFEVETELEECGTGRREPYLERRGVYMLNC; this is encoded by the exons ATGGCTCTCAATGTACTTTTCTTTCTATTGATCACATCAGTGATTATACAAACCGCGACATCGCACACCTTCAAATC GATTTACTTGGTGACGGTCAGCTCAGAGGTGGTAGGAGGGACCACAGAGAAACTTTGTGCTCAGGTCTACCAAGCCACAGAGCCTCTGTTGTTGAAGGTGTCGCTGGAAATGGAGGGTGGCAGCGGCACCATTCTACTGGAGGAAGACGTAACACAGGACTTCTATCGCTGCATCTCCTTCCAG GTACCCCCAGTGAAGGCTGACAGTGTGGCCACTGTTCTTGTCAGCATCAAGGGGAGGAAGGATGAGATGAGTAACAAGACCAAGATCCTTATCAAGCCTAAAAGATTCCTCACCATTTTCCAGACCGACAAACCAGTCTACAaacctggacagacag TCAAGTTCCGAATCGTCTCGCTGGATGCCAGTTTCTTGTCATTCAATCAGATG TATCTAACAGTGGAGCTTCAG GACCCGAACTCCAACCGCATTGCTCAGTGGTTGAACCAGTCAACAGTGAGTGGAATTCTGGACCTGTCCCACCCCATGTCTGCAGAGGCAACGCAAGGAAGTTACATCATCACTGCATGGAATGAGAAGGGAGAGCAAACTTCCCAAACCTTTGACATCAAAGAATATG TTTTACCCAAATATGAGGTCAAAGTCTATCTACCCCAAACAATCACTATTCTGGACAAGCAAGCAACGCTGAGAGTTTGTGGAAA ATACACTTATGGAAAACCAGTGGTTGGGTCTGTCACTGCAAAAGTTTGCAGAATTGCAGTTCAATATTACTGGTTATTTGATTCTAGTAATATCTGCGAGGTGTATCTTATCAAA ACTGACAAAACTGGTTGTGCAACCCAAATGATCGACTTGACCCGGTTCCGTCTACGTGAATCTTTTGGGGACTTCGAAGTGGAGACTGAGCTGGAAGAATGTGGAACTGGTAGGAGAGAGCCTTATCTTGAACGTAGAGGTGTTTACATGCTCAACTGTTGA
- the LOC127925862 gene encoding alpha-2-macroglobulin-like encodes MVEDPYPCLQYPPRFEEAMIRPLPPVPELVVPDWGKRSFRFGPSDDKNDVYSIFKEVGIKILTNSDVKKPYDCNTFFARKENGIIEARPMNMMPNEEGAPTSGASDRPKETVRTYFPETWIWDLVPVGLTGKVNVEKTVPDTITKWAAGAFCTSPVGFGLAPNTGLTAFQPFFVSLTLPYSVIRGEVFTLKATVFNYLSKCIMVKVTLAESNQFKARTCEGCQYTLCLCAEESRTFTWILTPTALGEVSVKVSAEALKTEKLCGNEVATVPEKGRIDTVVQTLLVEAEGTQETVSHNALLCPAEGPVEKDISLKLPKVFVEGSAKASLSLLGDLMGRAIKNLDSLLQMPYGCGEQNMLLFAPNIYILNYLQSTRQLTEEILTRATGFLDSGYQRELNYKHDDGSYSAFGKSDESGNTWLTSFVLKSFGGAKPYIFVDPAHISQAKAWLASHQQTDGCIASVGKLFHNGMKGGVGDQVSLTAYITAALLELDGNTSDPMVEKSLMCLKAAVSDKLENTYTIALLSYTFTLAQNQDMRAKLITHLDKISATSGGNRHWERAEASGTKTDSLEVEMTSYVLLALLSGPTMPGFGLEYSIGIVRWLAQQQNPYGGFASTQDTVVALQALAKYSAATFSPEGASTVSVSSAGGLKMKFTVNQSNRLLYQEVQLREVPGDYNIKAQGKSCVFVQIAMHYNIPPPPDFSAFNISTETLGKCDGTKKSLIVSVAVRYNGRREETNMVILNVKLLSGFVLDKSSLGPLKNDPTVKRVDLDEGHVIIYLDGLKQKETKTYSLAIEEDVPVRNLKPAVVKVYDYYQTSDEAVSEYSSPCAE; translated from the exons ATGGTAGAAGACCCCTACCCATGCCTTCAATATCCTCCAAGATTTGAAGAGGCGATGATTAGGCCCCTTCCACCTGTACCAGAGTTGGTTGTACCTGATTGGGGGAAACGCTCATTCAGGTTTGGCCCCAGCGATGACAAAAACGATGTCTACAGCATCTTTAAA GAAGTTGGAATCAAGATCCTGACCAACTCTGACGTGAAAAAGCCTTACGACTGCAACACATTCTTTGCAAGGAAAGAAAATGGTATAATAGAAG CTCGTCCCATGAACATGATGCCAAATGAGGAGGGTGCACCAACCTCTGGCGCCTCTGACAGGCCTAAGGAGACCGTCCGCACGTACTTCCCTGAGACCTGGATCTGGGACCTGGTTCCTGTGGG ACTTACAGGAAAAGTGAATGTTGAGAAGACTGTCCCAGACACCATCACTAAGTGGGCTGCAGGGGCGTTCTGTACTTCCCCAGTGGGTTTTGGCCTGGCTCCCAACACTGGCCTCACTGCCTTCCAACCCTTCTTTGTGAGCCTGACGCTGCCCTACTCTGTCATCCGGGGGGAGGTGTTCACACTCAAGGCCACAGTGTTCAACTACCTCTCCAAGTGTATCATG GTGAAGGTGACTCTAGCTGAGTCCAACCAGTTCAAAGCCAGGACATGTGAAGGCTGCCAGTacacactgtgtctgtgtgctgaAGAAAGCAGGACCTTCACGTGGATCCTCACCCCAACTGCTCTAG GGGAGGTGAGTGTGAAAGTGAGCGCCGAGGCATTGAAAACTGAGAAGCTCTGCGGCAACGAGGTGGCCACGGTGCCAGAGAAAGGACGTATTGACACCGTTGTGCAAACACTGCTGGTGGAG GCTGAGGGAACCCAGGAGACGGTCAGCCACAacgctctgctctgccctgcag AGGGCCCGGTGGAGAAGGACATCTCTCTGAAGCTGCCTAAGGTGTTTGTGGAGGGCTCTGCCAAGGCCTCCCTCTCACTACTGG GTGACCTGATGGGTCGGGCCATAAAGAACCTGGACAGCCTGTTGCAGATGCCCTATGGCTGTGGAGAGCAGAACATGTTGCTTTTTGCTCCCAACATCTACATCCTCAACTACCTGCAAAGCACCAGGCAGCTCACCGAGGAGATTCTGACCAGGGCCACAGGCTTCCTAGACAGTG GCTACCAGAGAGAGCTCAACTACAAGCATGACGATGGCTCCTACAGTGCCTTTGGGAAGAGCGATGAGTCTGGAAACACGTG GCTCACCTCCTTTGTGCTGAAGTCCTTTGGAGGGGCCAAGCCCTACATCTTTGTGGACCCCGCCCACATTTCCCAGGCCAAGGCCTGGTTGGCCAGTCACCAGCAGACGGATGGCTGCATCGCGTCAGTGGGGAAACTCTTCCATAACGGCATGAAG GGAGGTGTTGGGGATCAAGTGTCACTCACTGCCTACATCACCGCTGCACTGCTGGAGCTGGATGGCAACACTTCT GACCCCATGGTGGAGAAGAGTCTGATGTGTCTGAAGGCAGCAGTGTCTGACAAGCTGGAGAACACCTACACCATAGCCCTGCTATCTTACACCTTCACCCTGGCCCAAAACCAGGACATGAGGGCCAAGCtcatcacccacctggacaagataTCTGCTACCTCTG GTGGCAATCGTCACTGGGAGAGAGCAGAGGCTTCTGGGACAAAGACTGACTCTCTGGAGGTGGAGATGACATCCTATGTGCTGCTGGCGCTGCTCTCCGGTCCCACCATGCCAGGCTTTGGGCTGGAATACTCTATTGGCATTGTCCGATGGCTGGCCCAGCAGCAGAACCCCTACGGAGGATTCGCCTCCACACAG GACACAGTGGTAGCACTGCAGGCCCTGGCCAAGTACAGTGCTGCCACCTTCAGTCCAGAGGGCGCTAGTACAGTCAGTGTGAGCTCGGCCGGTGGCCTGAAGATGAAGTTTACTGTGAATCAGAGCAACAGGCTGCTCTATCAGGAGGTGCAGCTGAGGGAGGTCCCTGGGGACTACAACATCAAGGCACAGGGAAAGAGCTGCGTGTTTGTGCAG ATCGCCATGCACTACAATATTCCCCCTCCTCCTGACTTCTCTGCTTTCAACATCTCAACAGAGACGCTTGGGAAATGTGACGGCACCAAGAAATCTCTGATCGTGTCTGTGGCTGTCAG GTACAATGGTCGGCGAGAGGAGACCAACATGGTGATCCTCAATGTCAAGCTTCTCTCCGGCTTCGTCCTGGACAAGTCCTCCCTCGGGCCT TTGAAAAATGACCCCACTGTCAAACGTGTTGACCTGGATGAAGGACATGTCATCATCTACCTAGATGGG CTCAAGCAGAAGGAAACAAAGACGTACAGCCTGGCCATAGAGGAGGATGTGCCTGTGAGGAATCTGAAACCAGCAGTGGTGAAAGTGTATGACTACTACCAGACAA GTGATGAAGCTGTGAGTGAATACAGCTCCCCGTGTGCAGAGTAG
- the LOC127925866 gene encoding pleckstrin homology-like domain family B member 1, with product MRSKNFSQARPMTRYLPIRKEEFDLRSHIESSGHNVETSYHVILTGKMCKGYLVKMGGKIKSWKKRWFVFDRLKRTFSYYVVENKPN from the exons ATGAGGAGCAAGAACTTCTCCCAG GCCCGTCCTATGACTCGTTACCTGCCCATCCGCAAGGAGGAGTTTGACCTGCGCTCCCACATCGAGTCATCCGGCCACAACGTGGAGACCTCTTACCACGTTATCCTCACAGGCAAGATGTGTAAGGGTTACCTGGTCAAGATGGGCGGAAAAATCAAGTCGTGGAAGAAACGCTGGTTTGTCTTCGACCGCCTCAAAAGGACCTTCTCCTATTACGTTG TGGAGAATAAACCTAATTGA
- the LOC127925865 gene encoding alpha-1-macroglobulin-like — protein sequence PVFSPGVILKGSGKASFTNVIVTVRFEDVPQAYKPGIAYEGKIKVTGPDSSPVPNEPVYLFLQNSGKSENWTLTTDSKGIASFSLDTSLWSSDSVSLSARYQKVEEDYPYVQGLRRPEYSSDYHFVREFYSKSKSFVKIMQGEGKFSCEKGGIVLAHYIIQGVELKKGQTTLDFFYLVISRGSIRQHGRLPVTIKERKVNQGQLMLSLQRMPELTPFAQVVVYTVLPDGRQ from the exons CCTGTGTTCTCTCCAGGGGTCATCCTTAAAGGTAGTGGCAAGGCAAGCTTCACCAATGTCATCGTAACTGTTCGTTTTGAGGACGTGCCCCAAGCATATAAACCAGGAATTGCATACGAGGGGAAG ATCAAGGTGACCGGTCCCGACTCTAGTCCCGTTCCCAATGAGCCTGTGTATCTCTTCCTACAAAACAGTGGCAAATCTGAGAACTGGACTCTCACCACAGACAGCAAGGGCATTGCTTCCTTCTCTCTAGACACTTCTCTATGGAGTtctgattctgtctctctgtcg GCTCGTTATCAAAAGGTTGAGGAGGATTATCCGTACGTGCAGGGTTTGCGTAGACCAGAATATTCATCGGATTACCACTTCGTAAGAGAATTTTATTCTAAGAGCAAGAGCTTTGTGAAGATAATGCAGGGCGAAGGGAAGTTCTCCTGTGAGAAGGGCGGTATTGTTCTTGCTCACTACATCATCCAAGGGGTGGAGCTGAAAAAGGGACAGACGACCCTGGACTTTTTCTATCTG GTTATATCTAGAGGCAGCATTCGGCAGCACGGCCGTCTTCCTGTGACCATTAAAGAAAGAAAAG TTAACCAAGGGCAGCTGATGCTCTCGCTGCAGCGGATGCCTGAGCTGACCCCTTTTGCCCAGGTAGTGGTGTACACCGTGTTGCCTGATGGGAGGCAGTAG